The Vicia villosa cultivar HV-30 ecotype Madison, WI linkage group LG1, Vvil1.0, whole genome shotgun sequence genome includes a region encoding these proteins:
- the LOC131613776 gene encoding piriformospora indica-insensitive protein 2-like encodes MKCIKPIIFTMFIILSMNEASYAQEEPSSDVTPMEKQELEALYSTIQGFVGDSWNGSSLYPDPCGWSPIQGVSCDIFNGFWYVTVLNIGPIHDNSLTCSDEKLEFRPELFNLKHLKVLTFFNCFQSPNSLPVSIPTGNWEKLRENLESIEFRSNPGLVGSIPSSFGVLRNLQSMILLENGLSGRIPQEIGNLVKLKRLVLSGNNFSGNVPDNFGGLRDLLILDLSRNSLSGTLPLTFGGLISVLKIDVSHNFLEGKLLNEFSRLKNLTLLDLRNNRFCCGLVNSLQEMNSLEELVLSNNQLGGDMRNLRWENLKNLVILELSNMGLRGEIPESLFELKRLRFLGLNDNNLTGKVSPKLESLPSLNALYLSGNNLKGEIQFSKGFFGKLGRRFGAWSNPKLCVPVGVMSSDNVPFGVKPCHEQEEEVHLVKADTRKEILNGDMNMKNNTSMGLSSYANCGLWWIFMILGLVLNCYIVF; translated from the exons ATGAAGTGTATTAAACCTATCATTTTTACTATGTTTATTATTCTATCTATGAATGAAGCTTCTTATGCACAAGAAGAACCTTCTTCTGATGTTACTCCAATGGAGAAACAAGAGCTTGAAGCTTTGTACTCAACCATTCAAGGCTTTGTTGGTGATTCATGGAATGGCTCATCTCTCTATCCAGATCCTTGTGGCTGGAGTCCTATTCAG GGAGTTTCTTGTGATATTTTCAATGGATTTTGGTATGTAACAGTTCTTAACATTGGGCCTATTCATGATAATTCTCTAACATGTTCTGACGAAAAATTGGAATTTAGACCAGAATTATTTAACCTCAAGCACCTTAAAGTTTTAACATTCTTCAATTGCTTTCAATCACCAAATAGTCTTCCGGTTTCAATTCCGACCGGAAACTGGGAGAAATTACGTGAGAACTTAGAGTCAATTGAGTTTAGATCGAATCCCGGTCTCGTTGGCAGCATTCCTTCGTCTTTCGGTGTACTCAGGAATCTTCAGTCAATGATTTTACTCGAGAACGGTTTATCCGGTCGAATACCTCAAGAAATTGGAAATCTTGTGAAACTGAAGAGACTTGTTTTATCCGGAAACAATTTCAGTGGTAATGTTCCGGATAATTTCGGCGGGTTAAGAGATTTGTTAATCCTTGATTTAAGTCGAAACTCGTTATCCGGAACATTGCCTTTAACATTCGGAGGGTTAATTTCGGTATTGAAGATTGATGTTAGTCATAATTTTCTTGAAGGAAAGTTGCTTAATGAGTTTTCAAGGTTGAAGAATTTGACACTATTGGATTTAAGGAACAATAGATTCTGTTGTGGATTGGTTAATTCTTTACAAGAGATGAATTCTTTGGAGGAATTGGTTTTGTCCAATAATCAATTAGGTGGTGATATGAGGAATTTGAGATGGGAGAATCTGAAAAATTTGGTGATTTTGGAACTTTCTAACATGGGACTAAGAGGTGAAATTCCTGAGTCATTGTTTGAGTTGAAGAGATTGAGATTTTTGGGACTTAATGATAATAATCTTACAGGTAAAGTTTCACCTAAGCTAGAATCACTTCCTTCTCTTAATGCACTTTATTTAAGTGGAAATAATTTGAAAGGTGAGATTCAATTTTCAAAAGGGTTTTTTGGTAAATTGGGAAGACGTTTTGGTGCTTGGAGTAATCCTAAACTTTGTGTTCCAGTTGGTGTTATGTCATCAGACAATGTTCCATTTGGGGTGAAGCCATGTCATGAACAAGAAGAAGAGGTTCATTTGGTGAAAGCTGATACAAGAAAAGAGATTCTCAATGGtgatatgaacatgaagaacaacaCTTCTATGGGATTATCTAGTTATGCAAATTGTGGTTTATGGTGGATATTTATGATTTTGGGTCTAGTTCTGAATTGTTATATAGTtttttaa